Proteins from a single region of Calditerricola satsumensis:
- the cysE gene encoding serine O-acetyltransferase: protein MKRLRSIWERLKEDVQVVFERDPAARSVLEVVLCYSGLHAIWGYRIAHWFWEHDFRLIARLISQFVRFLTGVEIHPGAKIGRRLFIDHGMGVVIGETCEIGDDVTLYQGVTLGGTGKEKGKRHPTIGNNVLIASGAKVLGSFKIGDNSKIGAGSVVLREVPPNSTVVGIPGRVVVQNGRRVPNDLDHVNLPDPVADLLRSMQEQIDELKREVERLKGVRPVDDPSQGASTTESPRV, encoded by the coding sequence ATGAAGCGATTGCGGAGCATCTGGGAACGGCTAAAGGAAGACGTGCAGGTGGTCTTTGAGCGGGATCCGGCGGCGCGCAGCGTCCTGGAAGTGGTGCTCTGCTACTCCGGGTTGCACGCCATCTGGGGGTACCGCATTGCCCATTGGTTCTGGGAGCACGACTTCCGCCTGATCGCCCGGCTCATCTCCCAGTTCGTCCGCTTCCTGACCGGGGTGGAGATCCATCCGGGGGCCAAGATCGGCCGCCGGCTGTTCATCGACCACGGCATGGGCGTGGTGATCGGCGAGACCTGCGAGATCGGCGACGACGTGACCCTGTACCAGGGGGTGACGCTGGGCGGCACGGGCAAGGAGAAGGGCAAGCGCCACCCGACGATCGGCAACAACGTCCTCATCGCGTCGGGGGCCAAGGTGCTCGGCTCGTTCAAGATCGGCGACAATTCCAAGATCGGCGCCGGATCCGTCGTGCTGCGGGAAGTCCCGCCCAACTCGACGGTGGTGGGCATTCCGGGCCGCGTCGTCGTGCAAAACGGGCGGCGCGTGCCGAACGACCTCGACCACGTCAACCTGCCCGACCCGGTGGCCGACCTCCTGCGGTCGATGCAGGAGCAGATTGACGAACTGAAGCGCGAAGTGGAACGGCTCAAAGGAGTGAGACCGGTCGATGACCCCTCTCAAGGCGCTTCCACAACCGAATCTCCGCGTGTATAA
- the cysS gene encoding cysteine--tRNA ligase, whose translation MTPLKALPQPNLRVYNTLTRQKEPFVPLVPGEVRMYTCGPTVYNYIHIGNARAAVVFDVVRRYLAYRGFRVTYVQNFTDVDDKLINAAREMGLSVPEVAERFIAAYREDVRALGVRDPDVAPRVTEHIPEIIAFIQELIDKGLAYEADGDVYFRTARFPEYGKLSHQPLDELMAGARVEVNEKKENPLDFALWKKAKAPDEIAWDSPWGRGRPGWHIECSAMSRKYLGDSFDIHAGGQDLIFPHHENEIAQSEGLTGKPMARYWLHNGFVNIKGEKMSKSLGNVLLVRELRRQHDPMALRFFLLSVHYRNPINFSEELLAQAEAGLARLRTAVENLRFALGGAKEGAAEPDVMAVVDGLRARFVAEMDDDFNTANAITVLFDAAREANQYVRREAAVRGSVQAFLDLFAELAEEVLGLAFTPQPDASGEDAAFVAEVERLIAERQEARKRKDWATADAIRDRLNRMGVIVEDTPQGVRWRRK comes from the coding sequence ATGACCCCTCTCAAGGCGCTTCCACAACCGAATCTCCGCGTGTATAACACGCTGACGCGGCAGAAGGAACCCTTTGTGCCCCTCGTCCCGGGCGAGGTGCGCATGTACACCTGCGGGCCGACGGTGTACAACTACATCCACATCGGCAACGCCCGGGCGGCCGTCGTGTTCGACGTGGTGCGCCGCTACCTGGCTTACCGCGGCTTTCGCGTCACCTACGTGCAAAACTTTACCGACGTCGACGACAAGCTGATCAACGCCGCGCGGGAGATGGGCCTCAGCGTGCCCGAGGTGGCCGAGCGGTTTATCGCCGCCTACCGCGAAGACGTGCGGGCCCTCGGCGTGCGCGACCCGGACGTTGCGCCGCGCGTCACCGAGCACATTCCCGAGATCATCGCCTTCATTCAGGAGCTGATCGACAAGGGTCTGGCCTATGAGGCCGACGGCGACGTCTATTTCCGCACGGCGCGCTTTCCGGAATACGGGAAGCTGTCCCATCAGCCCCTCGACGAGCTGATGGCCGGGGCGCGGGTGGAGGTGAACGAGAAAAAGGAGAACCCCCTCGACTTTGCCCTGTGGAAGAAGGCCAAGGCGCCCGACGAGATCGCCTGGGACAGCCCGTGGGGGCGCGGCCGGCCGGGGTGGCATATCGAATGCTCGGCCATGTCGCGCAAGTACCTCGGCGACAGCTTCGACATCCACGCCGGCGGGCAGGACCTCATCTTCCCCCATCACGAGAACGAGATCGCCCAGAGCGAGGGGCTGACGGGGAAACCGATGGCCCGCTACTGGCTGCACAACGGGTTTGTCAACATCAAAGGGGAGAAGATGTCCAAGTCGCTGGGCAACGTCCTCCTCGTGCGCGAATTGCGGCGGCAGCACGACCCGATGGCCTTGCGCTTCTTCCTCCTGTCGGTCCATTACCGCAACCCGATCAATTTCAGCGAGGAGCTCCTCGCCCAGGCGGAAGCGGGCCTGGCGCGCCTCCGCACGGCCGTGGAGAACCTGCGCTTTGCGCTGGGCGGAGCGAAAGAGGGCGCGGCGGAGCCCGACGTGATGGCGGTCGTGGACGGGCTGCGCGCGCGCTTTGTGGCCGAGATGGACGACGACTTCAACACGGCCAACGCCATCACCGTGCTCTTCGACGCGGCGCGGGAGGCCAACCAGTACGTGCGGCGCGAAGCGGCCGTCCGCGGATCGGTTCAGGCCTTCCTCGACCTCTTTGCCGAGCTGGCCGAGGAGGTGCTCGGGCTGGCCTTCACGCCGCAGCCCGACGCATCCGGCGAGGACGCCGCCTTTGTGGCCGAGGTGGAGCGGCTGATCGCCGAACGCCAGGAAGCCCGCAAGCGCAAGGACTGGGCCACGGCCGACGCCATCCGCGACCGGCTGAATCGGATGGGCGTCATCGTCGAGGACACGCCCCAAGGCGTGCGGTGGCGGCGAAAGTGA
- a CDS encoding Mini-ribonuclease 3: MKLTVDVTLPRAPDMLHPLVLAYVGDAVYELYVRTHLLARGILKPGDLQRAAVAYVSARGQAQVVHRLLPLLREEEAAVLRRGRNAKSGVPKNARVADYRLSTGLESLFGYLYLTGQEGRLRELIAHALAVLDGEGGPQEPEGSETR, translated from the coding sequence ATGAAGCTGACCGTTGACGTGACCTTGCCCCGCGCGCCGGACATGCTGCATCCCCTCGTCCTCGCCTATGTCGGCGACGCCGTCTACGAGCTGTACGTGCGCACGCACCTGTTGGCGCGGGGCATCTTGAAGCCGGGGGACTTGCAGCGGGCGGCGGTGGCCTACGTGTCGGCGCGCGGCCAGGCCCAGGTGGTTCACCGCCTGCTGCCGCTCCTTCGCGAGGAAGAGGCGGCCGTCCTGCGCCGCGGGCGCAACGCCAAGTCCGGCGTGCCGAAAAACGCCCGCGTGGCCGACTACCGGCTCAGCACGGGGCTCGAGAGCCTGTTCGGCTACCTGTACCTGACCGGGCAAGAGGGGCGGCTGCGCGAGCTCATCGCCCACGCGCTCGCGGTGCTGGACGGGGAAGGCGGGCCGCAGGAACCCGAAGGGAGCGAAACGCGGTGA
- the rlmB gene encoding 23S rRNA (guanosine(2251)-2'-O)-methyltransferase RlmB, protein MTEWLYGRHPVLEALRAGRPINKILLAEGASPRLMAPLLAAAREQGVPVQQVPRRKLDELVPAAVHQGVAAAVAARAYAEVADLLVRARERGEMPFLIVLDGIEDPHNLGAILRTADAVGAHGVIIPKRRSAQLTPAAVKASAGAAEHVPVARVANIARTLEELKAGGLWVVGTDAQADQDYRTADYAVPLALVVGSEGRGMSRLVRETCDVLVRLPMVGRITSLNAAVAAALLMYEVFRARHPIE, encoded by the coding sequence GTGACGGAATGGCTTTACGGCCGCCATCCGGTGCTGGAGGCCTTGCGCGCCGGGCGGCCGATCAACAAGATTTTGCTGGCCGAAGGGGCATCGCCCCGCCTGATGGCGCCGCTTTTGGCCGCGGCGCGCGAGCAGGGCGTGCCGGTTCAGCAGGTGCCGCGGCGCAAGCTGGACGAGCTGGTTCCGGCCGCCGTGCACCAGGGCGTGGCCGCCGCCGTGGCCGCCCGCGCCTACGCCGAGGTGGCGGACCTTCTGGTGCGGGCCCGTGAGCGGGGCGAGATGCCCTTTCTCATTGTGCTGGACGGCATCGAGGACCCGCACAACCTGGGGGCCATTTTGCGCACGGCCGACGCCGTCGGCGCCCATGGCGTGATCATCCCCAAGCGGCGTTCGGCCCAGCTTACCCCCGCGGCGGTGAAGGCCTCCGCCGGGGCGGCGGAACACGTTCCCGTCGCCCGCGTGGCCAACATCGCCCGCACGCTGGAGGAGCTGAAAGCGGGGGGGCTCTGGGTTGTCGGCACCGACGCCCAGGCCGACCAGGACTACCGCACGGCCGACTACGCTGTTCCCCTTGCCCTCGTCGTCGGCAGCGAGGGACGGGGGATGAGCCGGCTGGTGCGCGAGACCTGCGACGTGCTTGTTCGCCTGCCGATGGTCGGCCGCATCACGTCGCTGAACGCGGCGGTCGCCGCCGCCCTGCTCATGTACGAGGTCTTTCGCGCCCGCCATCCCATCGAATGA
- a CDS encoding NYN domain-containing protein: MGLVMEEVLIVDGYNVIGAAARRASEPLGAAALEEARQALVDALADYQAVTGRRVIVVFDAHRTAGPAVTTREHGVIVTYTAHGETADERIERLVGEWLSPQRRVYVATSDAVEQWVVFARGALRLPARELLHELAGVRRDVAARMETLSPPRTSLGDRMPEEIAERFEKWRRNGDSAS; the protein is encoded by the coding sequence GTGGGATTGGTCATGGAAGAGGTGCTGATCGTCGACGGGTACAACGTGATCGGGGCGGCGGCCCGCCGGGCATCGGAACCGCTGGGGGCGGCGGCCCTCGAGGAGGCGCGCCAGGCGCTCGTCGATGCGCTGGCCGACTATCAGGCCGTCACCGGGCGCCGGGTGATCGTCGTGTTTGACGCGCACCGCACCGCGGGCCCCGCCGTCACCACCCGCGAACACGGCGTCATCGTCACCTACACCGCGCACGGGGAGACGGCCGATGAGCGGATTGAGCGGCTGGTTGGCGAGTGGCTTTCCCCCCAGCGTCGGGTGTACGTCGCCACATCGGACGCCGTCGAGCAGTGGGTGGTCTTTGCCCGCGGGGCGCTGCGGCTGCCGGCGCGCGAGCTCCTGCACGAGCTGGCCGGTGTGCGCCGCGATGTTGCGGCGCGCATGGAAACGCTTTCGCCTCCGAGAACGTCGCTGGGCGACCGCATGCCGGAGGAGATCGCCGAACGATTCGAAAAATGGCGCCGGAACGGAGATTCCGCGAGTTGA